A stretch of DNA from Bicyclus anynana chromosome 23, ilBicAnyn1.1, whole genome shotgun sequence:
gGAAGCTGACGGCCTCAacggatttacaagatggagctcctgggttcgatccccgactgggccgattaaggttttcttaattggtatatattccatatataatggaataaaaacagaattgtgcatgtgtgcgctcagtcgaccgctagtcattaatattttttaatcaccCACAGCCACAAGAGGCTCGTTTTTGATGGACTAGGGCATATTATGGAGCGTGGACCTACCACACtgttccaatgtgggttggcggggttactatcagatgttaatgaaaaCGACCGAAACCGACGGCTTAATCGTGCTTTCCGAGGCACAAGTCTGTTTCAACATCAACTCCAAGCTGAGAATTTTTTACTGTAAATTTCTTATAAGATAGAAAAGTCCAGTAGATAGTCCATAGCCCGtttcaggactcgaaccctggTTTTCATGATCTTAAGCTACATAAGTTAGCCATTAGACTAGCGAGGCAGCAGTTGTAGATCATAGGTCAATATATAATTTCCCAAAATGTCTCCAAAATGGAGTCGAATTGTTGTATAATGAAACCAGAGTTAGGATGACAACTACTTTATTATCGAAGTACCCACAACACCTTCcccataaataaaagaataaaaacaaacttaaaagGGATTATCTTTCcccacaaacaaaaaaaaaaaataaggtggaatataataaagaacttaaaataggtaaaacaaaaacagattataaatatttttgaatatccGTGTACAACTTTTTAGCCTTTCTCTTTGGCAAAATGTTTGGATTGTTTTCGACCTTCACATTATCAGCACAGTCTGCATTAGGACTGCCACATGCAGCAGTTGTAACGCTCGTGCTTGGACCCGGCTGGGGAAGGGGTTCAGAGCAATCATGGTGATCTTCAGGTTCACATTTTCTTAAATGTCTGCGGTTTCGACGATATATTCTACCATACCTGTTTTGAACCATATATGAACGCGGAGCAGAGGCTTTCATGATAACCTGACCTCGGGTTTGCTTTTCCTGATCATGAATGATTACTTGATCCCCCACGTCTAATTCCGGCAACAACTTACAATGTTGATCATAATATCGTTTACTTTTTATCTGTCTATTTACCAATTTATCGTATTCACATTTACTAACCGGTTTTGGTTCTAATAGACCCGGATGGACAGGTAACCTACAATTTAATCTACGACCCATTAACAGTTGTGCGGGAGAACTCAACTTGCTATCGCGTGGCGTGTTCCTATAACTTAGAAGATTTAAGTAGAAGTCACTATTActattaattgatttaattagtAGCCTTTTCACCGTTTGCACAGCACGCTCACTTTTCCCATTTGATTGGGGATAATTGGGCGAtgaagtcacgtgatcaaaaccCCACTCTATTGAAAACTTTTTGAAATCACGTGAGGTAAAATTCGTGGCGTTGTCACTAAATAAAATTTCTGGAATTCCATAACGTGAAAAATTTTCTTTCATTGCAGTGATAACCGACTTTgacgttatattttttaaataattaacttcaACAAAGCCAGAGTAATAATcaaccaaaattaaataatattgcttTCTATATTCAAATATATCAGCCCCGATTTTATTCCACGGTAGCCGAGGAATCTGTATCGGAATCAATGGTTCTTTAGTTTGCATATTTGAGTTCTCCTGACAGACTGCACATCGCTTAACATACAGTTCGATATCTTTTGTAATTCCAGGCCAAAATAATACCTCGCGTGCGCGCTTCTTGCAACGATCTATTCCGAGATGGCCGTCATGTACAATATTTAACATTTGAGATCTTAAGGAACGTggaattaaaatcaatttattcttaaaaataatccCGTCTACTACAATTAACTCATCTTGTAAAGACCAGTAGGGCTTTAATATATCGGAAATATCGCATTTACGTTTGGGccatccttttattatatattcacaTAATTGATTAAGATCTTTGTCTTTTGAAGTTTCACTTCTCACTAGATTTAACTTATTAGCCGACATCTGAACATTGTCCATTAAAAAACTTACTTCGTACATTAACTTTTTATCTAGTTCACTTTCATACGAATCGGGAAGCGGCGCACGCGACAAAGTATCAGCAATATACATATACTTGCCGggtacatatttaataattaaatcatagcCTTGCAATCGAAGTAACATTCGCTGCAAACGCATGGGGTTAGAAGCTAAAGCTTTCTTAAAAATACTCTCTAACGGTTTGTGATCCGTTTCTACGATTACAGACTTTTTAccatatatgtattgatgatactTTTCACACGCGTATACAATAGCAAATAGCTCTTTTTCAATCTGGGCGTATCTAGTCTGTGTGTCCGTGAGTGTCCGCGAAGCGTACTCCACTGGCCGTCCGTCCTGCAGCAGCACAGCGCCGAGCGCCACGCTGCTGGCGTCGACCGACAACACCACCGGTCGCGACACGTCATACAAAGCTAACACCGGCGCACGACTTACCAATTCCTTCAATTTAGAAATTGCCTTATTGTGAATATCATCCCAATACCATGTCGATTCTTTTCTAAGCAATCGAGTAAGATGAACGGTGTAAGTTGAGTAATTAGGAATAAATTTCGAGAGATAATTAGTAGCCCCCAAAAATCTCTCTAATGACTTTTTATCATTAGGTACAGGCATATTTATTATAGCCTTAACCTTTTCCGCATCAGGTTTCATGCCACTTTTGTTAAATACATGGCCTAAGTAAACTACTTCACTAACACAAATTTTACACTTATccttattaaatttcaaattaatttcttttgCCCTATTTAATAAAGCCGTCAGCCGTTGATCGTgctcatttttagtttttcccCAACAAATTATATCATCGATAAATAAATCGACCCCTTCTAAATCttctaataattgttttaaagtcGAGTGAAATACCTCGGGCGCACAGTTCAATCCAAAGGGTAGTCTTAAAAATTGATAACGGCCGCCTAACGGAGAGCTAAAAGTACACAAATCCGCACTTTTATCGTCTAATTGAATAGCCCAGAATCCTGAATTAGCgtctaaaacagaaaaatattgaGCGCCATGAAGTTTAGTCGCTATCTCATTAATAGTAGGTAATTGAAAATGCGCGCGTTGAATAGCACAATTAAGTGGACGCGGATCAAGACATAGCCGTATACCACCGTTTTTCTTAGCCGCTATGACCAAAGAATTTACCCACTGAGTGGGATGAGTAACCTTTCTTATGACGCCCGCTTCCAGCATTCTATTTAGTTCACCCAGTAACTTGTCTCGAAGACTCAGAGGTATCTTACGCGGCGCGCTCACTACCGGACTCACAGACTTGTCAATAACAATACTATACGTACCGGGAAGGCAGCCTATGCCGCGAAACAAGTGATCGTACTTTGATAAGTTAATATCGTACACACGCTTAACTAGACCTAGTTCGATACATGCTTGCCTTCCTAGTACACTTTGACAGCTGATACTTGCATTTGCAAACttcaatgtatataatatatttttatacgacCATTTTAAATCACATATTCCTTTTATAGGAATTATATTTCCACTGTATGATTGAAGTTTAATTTTACTCTTATCGTTTATTAAACTGACATCGTATCCGAGTAACAAAAACCTTTCTAAAgataaaacatttatatcagCCCCGGTATCGAGCTTAAATTTTTCAACGCCACACTCACCGCGTAGTGTTTCATACCAGTCCTCCGCATAGGTACCTTGCGGCGCCTTCGCaataatagatacaaaaaacgACTCGCCACCGTCACTATCAGAATCTTTATCGTAATTTTCCGCGCACACATCATAcacttttttagatttatttgaGCACATTCGTGCAAAATGAGGCCCACGACAAATGTAGCACTTTACACCAGCAGCAAAACACTGCGAACGCAATTCACAAAACTGCCCACAATTAGGACACGGCGTCGCCGGCCGAATACGCCGCGGTCCCTGCCGCGCGCTTGCACCGCGTCGATGGACGCTCGCCCAGATCTTCCCACGTCAGACTCCAACTGACGCGAACCATCCATTGATATTTCATCGGCCTGACAAATTTTTATCGCCTTTTCTAATGTTAACTCATCCGAGCGAAGTAGACGATCTCGAACTACGGTATTTCTTATACCACACACAATTCTATCTCTTAATAGTTCCTCTTCCAGTGACGAAAATCCACAACTTTtgcttaaaatttttaatgccGTGACGTACTGGTTTATAGATTCGCCTTCCGTTTGGTTtctagtaaaaaaattatatctggCTAAGGTAATATTAGGTTTTACGCCAAAATAGCTGTCGAACTTTTTCAACAGAACTGCAACGTCATCGCGTTCCGTCTCCTCTTCGAATGTAAAAGTTTGATACACGTCGAATCCATCCGGCccaattaaattaatcaataaactGGCCTGCACTGCTGGATCTTCTTTGTGAACGCCGGCAGCTTTGATAAATAACTGAAATTGTGTTTTCCACTTCTTCCAAGCATCGGCCCGGCCGACGGGGCTGCCATCCATACTGAGCTCCGGCGGTGGTCTTGCATGTTCCATTGTTACACACACTACTCACGACTACACACGGTACTCAATTATCGattaaattgataatataatagtttttgcacactaataatgaattaaaatccCACCGCTGTCACCATGTTGTATAATGAAACCAGAGTTAGGATGACAACTACTTTATTATCGAAGTACCCACAACACGAATGTAGAACCTTCCATTTTTAAGGGATGCTACGTCAAAAaggtcaataaaataatatttaagcttCAGATTTCAGCAACCACGAGACCACGTTATTCAGAATCAATTTGCATCATTATAACCGAACCGCAGCATTAAAACTGACATTGTTTTTACATTAACTATAAAATGACTACCTTGatttaaaagtaacatttttgtagttGGTACCtaataaaacacatttatttttattaggaaaAGTATGTATGATGTATGTATGAACTTTATTCTGTGGATAAATACAGtgtatttcttagtatttttatgtcttgaaaaatacatatttaatcgTCAGTCAATGTGCGAAGACCTCATCTATGAGTGTTACTACAAAATACCGTATTAACTGATACAGTGTAATGTCATAGCTGtgtttaatattagaattaccaattattattaataatacacataataatctgtataaaattacaatattaaattgtaaatacacAAAACCTCGATAACGATACACAGCAATGTGTCAACTAACTTGTACCAATAtatcaaatgtttaattattattgtcgataaacagaattaattaaacagttttGTATTGGGAGCGGACAAATACATTCGTGTTTTGCGGTCGGATGATTTATGTTTTATAACTTGTCCAATGTTTTAACATTGTAATATACTTACTATCTCTACAGGAGCTATTTGAGATTGTAGCATCTACACCTTTTTTTGcacactgcaagacaccgggtaggtttccatccctacgtcATTAACATTCCTAGAACTCGTTCGAAGTGATTTGCTTCGTCATATGGCTACGATATGGAACTCTCTCctgaagtcagtatttcctaattcttacaacctgggcatctttatgatgagagtgaatagacatcttctaggcaagcgcgttccaccttaggccacatttacacttaccatcaagtgagtaCCACAagatgagatcgtggtcaagcgcgagcttattccttaCAAAAAAACCTGATAGGCTAGTAGAGCCGTTAtggcccattggatatgacctctgccttcgattcggtgggcgtaagttcgaacccggttcgaggcatgcaccttcaacttgcaagttgaaattaaatgtcacgtatcTCAATCGGGAAAGCTACAGaacctatttaaaaattctttaactgtTGGGAAGCTAGACTATctccgggtgctataggctatattttatctccgtattcctacggaaaatggaactacgcgggtgaaaccgcgtgacgtctgctagtaatattaaAAGCTTATATTTAACTTGCAGGACTCGTATGTACCTATTTTACGGTGGATTCTTTTAACTCAATTTTGTAGTAGATATCTTCAACCGATTGAGCTGAAGTTTTGTATTCACGTTAAGTTTTGATGACAATGCACGATATGTTatatgacgtcattctaaatccaatatggtggaatagttatttttaatgcatttctacaatatgggtatcaaatgaaagggcttatTAAGAGTAACTTGAAAATATGAACAGACTCAGAGACCTAGCTAgcgataactaaaaataaattaaaagtaaaaaaacttttttaaaagaagataattttttctttaaaatttttaactattaactTACATGACAGGTAAATAATCCTCGCGACAAACTTTTGttatcatataaattgtattttataatgaaaacaatataataattataataagtttagatagtttataaaaaaaaaaatcttctttttagagcgtttaaataaaagctttttttttaataacttgtttgttttaatacattattaataaagCAATTTGCGCTCAAGCTTTATCACTTGGAACGGAAACGCTTCGGGATTTTAATTCGCTGGTTActgataacattattatatatattatgtcgtgatttaaaatatttttatatctactatTTGAACCGCCTTCTATCCGACCGGTAAGCagcaaatgttatttaattaaaatcatagGTTCAATTATTTTTCCTAGCAAGTCATTAGTCACTTGGTAAAATGGATTAAATAATAAGTgattattatactttaatttaaataaaacttagtAGAAATATAGTACGTTTTTTCCTTAGTATTTAATGTGTACTTCATTCTTTTTCGCCTTTTAGTGTGTTTATAAAAAGTGTGGTGTTTTATCTATATACCAATTACAGAAAATCAGAAAaattagtttgttagtttggCTTAACGAATTAATCTCCATAACTAATGGTTCGATTAAACAAATTCGTTTTTCGTTATATAGTCCATTTATGTAGGAAGGCTCTATGCTATAAACATCACGCTACAACCAATAGAAACGTAGCAGCAATAATAAATGTAGCAAACAGGTTTACGGTTAAGATTGAGTTGGGCGGGAAAATTGTAGGAATTACTTATAGCTCtgctgcattttagagttttattgcataaatattttaaaaaaatacaaccgacttcaaaacattaacgtacccacgaatctaaaaagagtaaaataacattaatattttctacctattttCTACCCACTTTGAAGGAGGAGCCAAGCCTgtgatctatttatttaaattatcaaaatcggactactcgaCAAAAAGTTACACGTgctttatatctatactaatattataaagctgaagagtttgtttgtttgtttgtttgattgaacgcgctaatctcaggaactactggtccgatttgaaaaattctttcagtgttagatagcccatttatcgaggaaggctatatattaaccccatattccttcgggaacgggaatcacgcgggtgaaaccacgcggcgtcagctattattattataaataaaaaaatatacacgtcgaCTTGTTAACCTTGTCTCTGTCTTTCGTCGGTTGataaagtagaatgcattttattcaatactagcCGATAAtaatgccgcgcggtttcacccgcgtggttccctttcctgtgggaatacggggatagaaagaaagaaagaaaaaagctttattagtgaattatgccacacaacacaatttgttcttgaacaatatcctgcgatgtgtggcacaacccagtaaacggatccaactcagcataatgctacatactctttaaataaaaagagcatgcagcgctggttttcagttggaaccgttgaccagatgccgccacaaacacagcacacaacaaccttattaactaaaataaacaataataataacttaaacttaaaatagtacattacaattaactaaaataaaaagggaaaaacaataaaataccatactaaaaaaataacaacgtgagaagaaaaaatattaaaaataaaattatatcatatatacaaaggtatttacaaatttacgcAATTcttatacagttatatatagGATAATAtaggattatatatagcctatggccttcctcgataaatgggctatctaacactgaaagaatttttcaaatcggaccagaatttcctgagattaatccgttcaaccaaacaaacaaactcttcagctttataatattagtatatactagctgacggcgcgcggtttacccgcgtagtttccgttcccgtaggaaaatggggataatgggcctatagccttccacgataaatgggttatctaacactgaaagaatttttgaaatcggaccagtaatttctgagattagcgcgttcaatcaaacaaacaaacaaactcttcagctttatattagtatatagatagATGTAGATATAGATACTAAGTTCTGTTATGATGTACAGGTGAAGTGGAGGTTGAACAATAATGTTTTAAGTGATTAGTTAAATTTTCTCTGTGGACTCTATCAAAAGTTTTAGTAAGGTTGCCTTTGCATAACTAAACCATGAGATGACTTGCCTAGGACCGACTGACTGTCTACGACAGACGATGTACTTTATTTGACCATTTTCCCCCAATTgcgctaatttgtaaaaataattacttactaaaattattgCCATAAAAGGTTGACTTTTGTAAAGGATTGTCACGCGGGTGACGTCGCAAGTTTTTACTAGTAcaccgtcatcatcattatcggccgACGTCGCCTGCTAGACATagtcataggcctcttgcatggacctccaagcacaacggtctcgagccgtcagtATCCAGtatccctgcaacccgcttgatgtcctcagtctacCTAtagtgtcgaccaacactgcgcttttttgCGGAAAATGGAAGCGCTAGTGCATCACGATGGTGTAGAGTTCCTTCGTACTTGGAAAAGTCATCAGATATACATTTTCTGTGTTACAGATTCAGAAAAACAATATGGCCGGCCTGGCGCTTCGATTCAGTATAGCCTTAAGCGTATGTCTCCTGGTGACTGCAGACTTCACAGCCGACTGTCCCGTAGAATGTAAATGCGGCTGGTATAAAGGAAGCAAACAAGCGGACTGCTCCCACTCTGTATTCCACGACATACCCAACAATTTGTCACCAGAAACACAAATCTTAGACCTTACTGCCAACGACCTCAACAAAATCAAGAGACACGCCTTCCGAGAAGCAGGATTAATCAATCTAAAGAAGCTCATACTCAGCGAATGCAAATTAACTTCTATAGATGAAAACGCACTGACCAACCTTCAGATATTGATCGTGATTGATTTATCGAAAAACGAACTAAAAACGTTACCTACCGAAATTTTTAAGGAAACACCAAAAATTAGATGGATTTTACTCAACGACAATCAAATTGAGAAGCTAGAAGATGGCCTATTTAACAATCTTCCCGGTCTGTATAAAGTGGATTTGAGCAACAACCACATAACACAAATCGGTATGGAAACCTTCCTAAATGTGCCAAAGCTAGAGAGATTAAAGCTCAATAACAATAAGTTGGAACAACTTGAAAAAGACAAACTGAACGCTTTGACGTCTATATATTTAGTTCTGGATGTTCATGATAATCCTTGGAGATGTGACTGCAATTTGAAGCCTCTGGTGAACTGGGTGATCGGAGAAAGGTTCTCCGCAACACCCATATCCTGCAGCGAACCACCCCTAGTTCAGGGTAAACTGTGGAGTGAGCTGGAATCCAGTGACTTTGCTTGTGAATAAGCTTCCCTTCTATTGTAACAAGAGTACCATAGTTAGATTtttatcattttgtaaaaactgGTTTGAAGTAGAAATAGAATTAAGTATATTTGATTAAATGATTATAACACAAGAAGTGCATACATTAAACAAAAGGAACATTCATTTATCATATGAAATTGTGCATGATTAACATATAGGTATTACTGCTTTAGTGTAACATTGTGTTGCATTTTTTGTCGCCCATGTCAGGGGATATAATCCTTCACGTTAGGgaaagcattttttttctttaattattatttatggttAGACTTTGTTTACAGGGTGtgccgtaaatattacgacatactttacaaggtgatagctgacatcaaggcctactaaactACCGCAATATATATTAGCCGAAATTtaacgattttgatttttgtacaaaatacaaaaatccctagtGCAGTTTAGTCAAATATGCTGAAATATTACTTAAGCgttaattttatacttggtaattatttttgaataattatttcaattaataaaagtttattttttccgCTACAAAGTaagatttttccaaaaaacgggacTAATTGCTTCTTTATATCAAACgattttttatgtacctacttttaacggtcacgtttaaaaaatatgtacgaGGCAAGCTTCAAAACATGTTCAATTAATAAGGATTCCAAAGTACATTGTATTCAAACACTTCGTTACAATAGCTATTTTCGTTCCGAAAggggttgattatgtaaaaatcgttacttattaaaattaatttacatctatatatataaaagaaagtcgtgtttgatacaacacttataactcaagacctgctggaccgattttcatggtttttgatccgttggatttgtctccgccaagaatagcagaatacttcttaaaaacaataaaaactcgaagaataaataattatgaacgaggaataattttccataaatgttactttgtttagtacctgtcatgcaaattatttattaagtatttaatgattcaaatgacaatagttagcccttgactacaatctaactaacttttaaagaattattaaaaagctacactatccccggtgCTATATATCTACACGGGTGAAATAGTAAGTTATAAGTAGTAGCAACAGGAATCATGAATCATTGATGTAATACCACCAAATTTTTTCGaatttctcaatattttttagCTCGAAGGAGCTCGTGATCTACCCCCACTATTATACCATTAGTTATAGTTAGTATTCAATAGTTCAATATCTAGATCTATCTCACATAAGTTATCTCGTGAGTGATAAATCACCTCCATTCCTTGGGGACGGTCTCGGCGCATACAGATCAATCTCGACTCCCGCAGGACTGCATCGCTATTCGAATTGAGAATACCTGCATGTGGTCCACGAGGCATTCCTGAGATGAGTCCCATTGAGTGCGAGACATTAAACAGGATGTCTATGTGAAGCAGCGTTATAATTTAGGTTTACTTCGTTCTActttaggtacttattatgtAGTAACCGACGCCtcatgtgatagcccagtggatatgacctctgcctccgattccggagggtgtgggttcgaatccggtccggggtatgcacctccaacttttcagttatgtgcattttaagaaattaaatatctcgcgtttcaaatggtgaaggaaaaatatcgtgaggaaacctgcatcccagagaattatcttaattctctgcgtgtgtgaagtctaccaacccctctcattatgactcgagctcagcagtaacccgagtataggttgataacgacaccATTAACTTTACCtgtatttataatgttagtacaGATTGTGTGGTACTTACGTACATACCTATGTAATTACGCAATGTCtcttgattaaaattaaaactcctTTTCACCTGATTGCCTGTCTAATGTCTAATATATCACGTAAAAAACGTTAAAGAACCTAAATTTTCTGgtaaatttaaacaaacatacttacttactataCTAAGACTAACTTAGTATACTACATacttatttactatttacttacttactatagTAACATATTTACTATTTAAGGTTAGGAAGACTAAAATAACTAGACAAGTGCGACTTTAACTCGCCTAGGGTTCCGTACGTAGGATCATTTTGAggtattaaactaaaaaataggtaaaataataaaaataaatcaaaaatcttAAAACATCTAGAGatgttcataatttttttcttttataaatgtCAGGCTCTAAGACAAATCAGAATGCGGTAACAAGTCTTGAGGTATCGAGGTCATCAGTTCATTGGCTCCGATTCCTTTATTATAACCCTTAAGGGGGTTTTATGGGCTGGCTGTAAGGACCATTGTGACGAACAAAATGGAAACAAAGATTTGGGTTTATGGGGAATTTCGTCATGGTATTCGTTCAGGTGTAGATTtcaagtttatatttattttttactaagttTTTGTTATGCTGATGAATAATGGTTTTTATTTTGGGAAAacgataaatttaaattcagaaTTCTTTGAATACAAGTAGGTAGGTTACCTACTAACCCTAACCACTCATGCAGCACTCACGGCtgtaactgatcgtgtgttggtcgctgcgtacatgacggctcgacttgacgcatacatgaaacgtcttcgctgcaggcagcgctgcagaaacgtggttATACATGATCGTCAATGGCATTAGGCAGTTTTGATATATCAAATTAGCATTGCATTATACTACTGGTTCGGAAAACAGATCTACTGGTTCTGGTTTCGAGTTGGTGCTGTGGTATTCTAcaggtgagttcgattcccagcctGGGTCAGTTTAGAATTCAATATtttacgatgtcgcgtagaaaccgtcaaagGTAAGTAGTATAATAAACTCTTTCAagtaaacccgcttccatcttaaactgcaccgtcacttaacatcaggtgagatcgtagt
This window harbors:
- the LOC112055121 gene encoding insulin-like growth factor-binding protein complex acid labile subunit gives rise to the protein MAGLALRFSIALSVCLLVTADFTADCPVECKCGWYKGSKQADCSHSVFHDIPNNLSPETQILDLTANDLNKIKRHAFREAGLINLKKLILSECKLTSIDENALTNLQILIVIDLSKNELKTLPTEIFKETPKIRWILLNDNQIEKLEDGLFNNLPGLYKVDLSNNHITQIGMETFLNVPKLERLKLNNNKLEQLEKDKLNALTSIYLVLDVHDNPWRCDCNLKPLVNWVIGERFSATPISCSEPPLVQGKLWSELESSDFACE